One genomic window of Syntrophus gentianae includes the following:
- a CDS encoding peptidylprolyl isomerase, whose amino-acid sequence MKKIFAFAAVLLSVLTASLSGRAEVVDRIVAYVNNEIITLVELNTAFKPYIKRIEDNVPVGNRERMIAETKRTLLNRMIDTLLIEQEAKKSGIIVTDEDVLSSIRTMLAKKKTTLEAFQKSLASEGTTFDTYKKDVKESMVRSRLLRREVRSKIYVSDEEIGEYYRLHQEDYEGSEAVKLKQILLPFPKNMDGNAKAKLQAEATDILKRLKAGESFDALAAQLARGAAASSSGDLGYVEKGTMLPEVEKVAFSLSRNTISDVIESPVGFHIIQVVDRRGEGNKSIEIIRQEIKAKLEDEKIDKKLDSWLSDLRARSHIVIKL is encoded by the coding sequence TTGAAAAAGATTTTTGCCTTTGCCGCGGTCCTGCTTTCCGTCCTGACCGCTTCCCTCTCAGGGCGGGCGGAAGTGGTTGACCGCATTGTCGCCTATGTCAATAACGAAATCATCACCCTGGTGGAATTGAATACGGCCTTCAAACCATATATAAAAAGGATCGAAGACAATGTCCCAGTGGGAAACAGGGAACGGATGATAGCAGAAACCAAACGCACCCTGCTGAACCGGATGATCGACACCCTGCTCATTGAACAGGAAGCGAAGAAATCAGGCATCATCGTCACGGACGAAGATGTCCTGTCCTCGATTCGAACGATGCTGGCCAAGAAGAAGACGACTCTTGAGGCGTTCCAAAAGTCCCTCGCCAGCGAAGGCACCACCTTTGATACCTACAAGAAAGACGTGAAGGAATCCATGGTCCGGAGTCGCCTCCTCCGGCGGGAAGTCCGTTCCAAGATTTACGTCAGCGACGAGGAAATCGGCGAATACTATCGCCTCCATCAGGAGGATTATGAAGGAAGCGAAGCGGTCAAACTCAAGCAGATCCTTCTGCCCTTCCCCAAGAACATGGACGGCAATGCCAAGGCAAAACTTCAGGCGGAGGCAACGGATATCCTGAAGCGTCTCAAGGCGGGAGAATCCTTTGATGCGCTCGCAGCCCAGCTTGCCCGGGGAGCGGCAGCCTCTTCCAGTGGAGATCTGGGATATGTGGAAAAAGGCACCATGCTGCCCGAAGTGGAAAAAGTGGCCTTCAGCCTGAGCAGGAATACCATCAGCGACGTCATTGAATCCCCTGTGGGCTTTCACATAATTCAGGTGGTCGACCGCCGTGGAGAAGGCAACAAGTCGATTGAAATCATACGGCAGGAGATAAAAGCCAAGCTCGAGGATGAGAAGATCGATAAGAAGCTTGATTCCTGGCTCAGCGATTTAAGGGCTAGATCTCACATTGTCATAAAGCTGTAG